A portion of the Novosphingobium sp. KA1 genome contains these proteins:
- a CDS encoding CaiB/BaiF CoA-transferase family protein codes for MTASKENEGKGAASGPLAGLRVVDLTSVVFGPYATQIMADMGAEVIKVEPPEGDNTRWITEGPVPGMGGIYVNVNRGKRGVTLDLRQEQDRDVLRRLIATADVFIHSMRGSAIRKLGFDYEAVRAIRPDIIYTNCYGYSRRGPEGDKPAYDDTIQAECGIPHVQGLMNGEPGYVATIMADKVAGLHALYATMMALYHRERTGGRGAGEGQEVEVTMFEAMTSFMLVEHANGAMFTPPTTPAHYHRAVEPNRRPYRTRDGYVAALVYNDKHWNAFVESVQPEWARGELGEEFSTLEKRARQIGRVYGLLGETFLTRTTQEWLDTLRGLHIPCAPLRSTDALFDNAHLNAIGFFEEVETAQGPVRFPGVPTWFSATPGKVRGPAPTLGQDNEAVLGELTPEGSSVAPAIAVDSK; via the coding sequence TTGACCGCGAGCAAGGAAAACGAGGGTAAGGGGGCGGCCAGTGGACCGCTGGCGGGGCTGCGCGTGGTGGACCTCACCAGCGTGGTCTTCGGCCCCTATGCCACGCAGATCATGGCGGACATGGGCGCCGAAGTGATCAAGGTGGAGCCGCCGGAGGGCGACAATACCCGCTGGATCACCGAAGGTCCGGTGCCCGGCATGGGTGGCATCTACGTCAATGTGAATCGCGGCAAGCGCGGGGTCACGCTCGATCTGCGGCAGGAGCAGGACCGCGATGTGCTGCGCCGGCTGATCGCCACGGCGGACGTCTTCATCCATTCGATGCGCGGCAGCGCGATCCGCAAGCTGGGCTTCGATTACGAAGCGGTGCGGGCGATCCGGCCCGACATTATCTACACCAATTGCTACGGCTATTCGCGCCGCGGGCCGGAGGGCGACAAGCCCGCCTATGACGATACCATCCAGGCCGAATGCGGCATCCCGCATGTGCAGGGCCTGATGAATGGTGAGCCGGGTTATGTCGCCACGATCATGGCGGACAAGGTGGCGGGCCTTCACGCGCTCTACGCGACGATGATGGCGCTCTATCACCGGGAGCGCACAGGGGGCAGAGGGGCCGGTGAGGGGCAGGAAGTCGAAGTCACCATGTTCGAGGCGATGACCTCGTTCATGCTGGTGGAACACGCCAACGGCGCGATGTTCACGCCGCCGACCACGCCCGCACATTACCACCGCGCGGTTGAGCCCAACCGGCGGCCCTACAGGACCAGGGACGGCTACGTCGCCGCGCTGGTCTACAACGACAAGCACTGGAACGCCTTTGTCGAATCGGTGCAGCCGGAATGGGCACGAGGTGAACTGGGTGAAGAGTTCTCGACGCTGGAAAAGCGCGCGCGCCAGATCGGCCGGGTTTACGGCCTGCTGGGCGAGACGTTCCTGACCCGCACCACGCAGGAATGGCTCGATACCCTGCGCGGCCTGCACATCCCCTGCGCCCCGCTGCGCTCCACCGACGCGCTTTTCGACAACGCGCATCTGAACGCCATCGGCTTCTTCGAGGAAGTCGAGACCGCGCAGGGCCCGGTGCGCTTTCCGGGCGTGCCGACGTGGTTTTCGGCCACCCCCGGCAAGGTTCGCGGACCCGCGCCGACGCTGGGGCAGGACAACGAAGCGGTGCTGGGCGAACTGACCCCGGAGGGCTCGAGCGTCGCCCCGGCGATAGCAGTCGATTCCAAGTGA
- a CDS encoding acyl-CoA dehydrogenase family protein, which produces MDFAFTDDQQNIREAVLRHCSQFSDEYWLEKDRSGEFPAEFHKSMADAGWLGVAMPESVGGAGLGITEAAVMMQAVAESGGGMSAASSIHLPVFGLEPVMLYGTEEQQQRMIPPILSGEEKMCFAVTEPNTGLDTTSLKTRAEKVPGGYRVNGEKVWITQAHVADRMLIIARTTPLEEVKKKTEGLSLFYTRLDRNHIETRIIPKMGRHAVGSNMMFITDLFIPDEDLIGEEGQGFRILLKGLNPERVLLGAEATGLGRVAIQRASRYARERVVFGRPIGQNQGIQHPLAKAWMQVEAASLMVFKAATLFDKGLDCGVEANAAKYLAAEAGFEACQTAMMSMGGMGYAQEYHVERYLREVMIPRIAPVSPHQIMNFIAERVLELPKSY; this is translated from the coding sequence ATGGATTTCGCCTTTACCGACGACCAGCAGAACATCCGCGAGGCGGTTCTGAGGCACTGTTCGCAGTTCTCTGACGAGTACTGGCTGGAAAAGGATCGCAGCGGCGAATTCCCCGCCGAGTTCCACAAGTCGATGGCCGATGCCGGCTGGCTGGGTGTCGCCATGCCCGAAAGCGTGGGCGGTGCCGGGCTGGGCATTACCGAAGCGGCGGTGATGATGCAGGCGGTGGCCGAAAGCGGCGGCGGCATGAGCGCGGCCTCCTCCATCCACTTGCCCGTTTTCGGGCTGGAGCCGGTGATGCTCTACGGCACCGAGGAACAGCAGCAGCGCATGATCCCGCCGATCCTTTCGGGCGAGGAGAAGATGTGCTTCGCGGTGACCGAGCCGAACACCGGGCTGGACACCACCAGCCTCAAGACCCGCGCCGAAAAGGTGCCGGGCGGCTACCGCGTCAATGGCGAGAAAGTGTGGATCACGCAGGCCCATGTGGCCGACCGGATGCTCATCATCGCCCGCACCACCCCGCTGGAAGAGGTGAAGAAGAAGACCGAGGGCCTCAGCCTTTTCTACACCAGGCTCGATCGCAACCACATCGAGACGCGCATCATCCCGAAGATGGGCCGCCACGCGGTGGGATCGAACATGATGTTCATCACCGACCTGTTCATCCCGGACGAGGATCTGATCGGCGAAGAGGGTCAGGGCTTCCGCATCCTGCTCAAGGGCCTCAACCCCGAACGCGTGCTGCTGGGCGCCGAAGCGACGGGTCTGGGCCGCGTCGCCATCCAGCGCGCCTCCCGCTATGCCCGCGAACGCGTGGTGTTCGGCCGGCCGATCGGCCAGAATCAGGGCATCCAGCACCCGCTCGCCAAGGCGTGGATGCAGGTGGAGGCCGCCAGCCTGATGGTGTTCAAGGCCGCCACCCTGTTCGACAAGGGGCTGGACTGCGGCGTGGAGGCCAATGCCGCCAAGTATCTGGCCGCCGAAGCCGGGTTCGAGGCGTGCCAGACCGCCATGATGTCGATGGGCGGCATGGGTTATGCGCAGGAATACCATGTCGAGCGCTACCTGCGCGAAGTGATGATCCCGCGCATCGCCCCGGTCAGCCCGCACCAGATCATGAACTTCATCGCCGAGAGGGTTTTGGAACTGCCCAAGAGTTATTGA
- a CDS encoding thiamine pyrophosphate-binding protein, whose amino-acid sequence MYDDQPMAEAPEAPAKARKGTPVYKRILDLFEAEGIKTLFGIPDPNFVHLFLEAEARGWTVVSPHHEASAGHMAAAAARITGKPALCIGTLGPGMANMMPAIQCAKVENDPVIFMGGQRARITERRVRRGRIQFVRQEPMIEDSVKFSSSIEYADQTDEIVREAIRVAMSGTPGPAYIEYPAHVILEELDLPPVLPPHRYRLTNQGADGDRIAEAAEIIRGAKNPVLLVGHGVHTSKSGAAVRELAELMQCPVIQTSGGTSFIEGIEDRTFPYGFSEASIDAVVESDCCVALATELGEPSHYGRWRHWVDNEANRKWIYVQQDPTAIGVNRPIDVPLVGDVRAVVPQLVRALKDSPRAPSAKLAAYIEQDAQQLVDLAEEAATKPDGSTAKMHTSQFVTEATKAFPKDGILIRDGGATVIFQWTYSQAKPHDVIWNQNYGHIGTGLPYATGAMLADQAETGKQRPGMLLTSDSSFLFHVGELEVAVRKNLPLVIVVGVDFQWGLEVGVYKRTFGKGTKETGVHWSDKVRFDKIAEGFGAAGDYVEKAADIGPAIKRAYERGGCTVIHVPIDPAANSEEMPNYSEFRTWYAEGTQ is encoded by the coding sequence ATGTACGACGATCAACCCATGGCCGAAGCGCCCGAAGCTCCCGCCAAGGCGCGCAAGGGGACCCCGGTCTACAAGCGCATTCTCGACCTGTTCGAGGCCGAGGGCATCAAGACCCTGTTCGGCATTCCCGATCCCAACTTCGTCCACCTTTTCCTCGAAGCGGAAGCGCGCGGCTGGACCGTCGTTTCGCCGCACCACGAGGCCTCGGCCGGCCACATGGCGGCCGCCGCTGCCCGCATCACCGGCAAGCCCGCACTCTGCATCGGCACGCTCGGGCCGGGCATGGCGAACATGATGCCGGCGATCCAGTGCGCCAAGGTCGAGAACGATCCGGTGATCTTCATGGGCGGCCAGCGCGCCCGCATCACCGAGCGCCGGGTGCGCCGCGGCCGTATCCAGTTCGTGCGGCAGGAGCCGATGATCGAGGATTCGGTGAAGTTCTCCAGCTCGATCGAATATGCCGACCAGACCGACGAGATCGTCCGCGAGGCGATCCGCGTGGCCATGTCGGGCACGCCCGGACCGGCCTATATCGAGTATCCCGCGCACGTCATTCTCGAGGAACTCGACCTGCCGCCGGTGCTGCCGCCACATCGCTACCGCCTGACCAACCAGGGTGCCGATGGCGACCGGATCGCCGAAGCGGCCGAGATCATTCGGGGTGCCAAGAACCCGGTGCTGCTGGTCGGCCACGGCGTCCACACCTCGAAGTCCGGCGCGGCGGTGCGCGAACTGGCCGAACTGATGCAGTGCCCGGTGATCCAGACCTCGGGCGGCACTTCGTTCATCGAGGGCATCGAGGACCGCACGTTCCCCTATGGCTTCTCGGAAGCCTCGATCGACGCCGTTGTCGAAAGCGACTGCTGCGTGGCGCTCGCCACCGAACTGGGCGAGCCGAGCCACTATGGCCGCTGGCGCCACTGGGTGGACAACGAGGCCAACCGCAAGTGGATCTACGTCCAGCAGGACCCGACCGCGATCGGCGTCAACCGCCCGATCGACGTGCCGCTGGTGGGCGACGTCCGCGCGGTGGTGCCGCAGCTGGTTCGCGCGCTGAAGGACAGCCCCCGCGCCCCTTCGGCCAAGCTTGCTGCCTATATCGAGCAGGACGCCCAGCAACTGGTCGATCTGGCCGAGGAAGCCGCGACCAAGCCGGACGGTTCGACCGCGAAGATGCACACCAGCCAGTTCGTCACCGAAGCGACCAAGGCCTTCCCGAAGGACGGCATCCTGATCCGTGACGGCGGCGCCACCGTGATCTTCCAGTGGACCTATTCGCAGGCCAAGCCGCATGACGTGATCTGGAACCAGAACTACGGCCATATCGGCACCGGCCTGCCCTATGCCACCGGCGCCATGCTCGCCGACCAGGCCGAGACCGGCAAGCAGCGTCCGGGCATGCTGCTCACCTCGGACTCCTCGTTCCTGTTCCACGTCGGCGAACTCGAAGTCGCCGTGCGCAAGAACCTGCCGCTGGTGATCGTGGTCGGCGTCGACTTCCAGTGGGGCCTCGAAGTGGGCGTCTACAAGCGCACTTTCGGCAAGGGCACCAAGGAAACCGGCGTGCACTGGTCCGACAAGGTCCGCTTCGACAAGATCGCCGAAGGCTTCGGCGCGGCAGGCGACTATGTCGAGAAGGCGGCGGACATCGGCCCGGCCATCAAGCGCGCTTACGAGCGTGGCGGCTGCACCGTGATCCACGTGCCGATCGACCCGGCCGCGAATTCCGAAGAGATGCCGAACTACTCCGAATTCCGCACCTGGTACGCTGAGGGAACGCAGTAA